The genomic segment CTCTGACAGTGATCAGTATGATATAGGCGAGCCAATTTGGAATACTTACGGTACCAAAACTGCAGTTTATTCAAATAATACCTGGGACTTCCCTTTTACCCAAAAGGATCCTCCAGGAGCGTGGGGCACCAGAGTGGGCTCTGACCTGTATGTAAACGGACAATTATTATATGACGATTGGTGGATCGATTTTTATTCAATATATTAATGTAAACAGAATACCTATTCCTTAGGTCTGAGCTTTTACAACGAATGTAAAGTGGGCTCAAACCTATTTTTACCGCAATGGGAGTTGATCAAAATGCTTTATAATAACCGTTCCCATATAAAGTGGCAATTACTTGCTATGGGGTTGATATTGGTATTTCTAATTATTATAGTGGGATGCCTTTATAAAGAGACCAAGGTTTTTTTGACGCCTGAAGAAGCATTGTTCTCTATCAATCAAGGGATGCGTATTATTGACAAAAAACCTTTAGGAAACGATTTTATCTTTTTTGCTAAAGAAAAAAACAATGATTATATAGTACGAGTGGAACATAAAGGAAACGGTTGGGTTGTAGTTCCAGGCATATCTTCTTCTTCAATGCTGTCTGCGTCTGACAATATGAATGTAGGAATTGATACGTATAAAAGTGAAGATGAAGCAAAATCTTATACTCTAGTGTATGGAACTGTATATAATCCAAATATATTTGTAATAGAGATCCATTTTCCTGACAGCGTAATAATGAAAGAAATGGTTAATGGTGAAGGATTTTTAGTAGTTAGGGAAGGGTTTTACCTAAACAGGGGTGAAAAAATACGCGTGCTAGGATTGGATGATAAAGGAAATAAGATGTGGCAAAGTCAATAGTTTTATAAAGGGTGAGCAAATATGGACCCTGGGTGACCTGGAACCTAATTGGATCGAGTTATGTATTAATTCCAACTTTCCTTCTCTGCCAAAAGGAGGAAGAAATAATGTCACAAGTGCCCGGGTTCATCGGGTGGGCTTGCAAGCTTGCCATCACCCTGTTATTCTCGCTAATCCTTTGGACACAGGTGCCACTGTCCACAGGGCAAGCACTTGGGCAGAACCCTGGCGACCAAAGGAGTAACGAAACTGGCAATTCAGCACCGGCTTTTACAGATATCCAGGGTCATTGGGCGGAGACCGTAATTCAAGAAGCGGCGTCCGTTGGCTATGTGCACGGCTACCCGGATGGTACTTTTCGTCCTGATAATCCGGTCACCCGGGCCGAGGCGGTCACCTTTATCGTGAAAGCTCTGCAGCGGGTACAGTACCTACCAGATATTAACTTGCCGCCGGATATGATGGCCGAATATTTCCCGGATACTCGGGACCACTGGGCCGGGCAAAAAGGCTCCTTACCCCTTGCCTTTTCAGCCTCCCTGGTAACCACCGAAGATGCCCGGGCGGGCAACCGGTTTGAGCCCGATGCCCCTGCGACCCGGCTAGAGGCTGTCATATGGCTGGCCCGGGCCGTAAACCCCGCCCTGGAGGCGCGTCGTCGCATTAAAGAAGAGCGCCAAAGGGAAGGATGGTCGGCGGAGGCCCAAGCGGCTGTGCTCACGGGATTAGAAAACATCCGCTGGCCATTCCGGGATACGGTAGCAGAAAAAGTAAGAAGCTATGTTATGCAAGGGATTAAATCAGGGCTGATCAGTGGCTTCCCGGATGGGAGATTCGGTGGCAATGAAATCGTAACCAGAGGACAAATGGTCGCGATGCTACAGCGCTTGCAGCCGATAGCATCCCTGTCAACCCAGCATCCCGAGATTAACGAGCCCGTAATGCCAGAACGTGGTCGTATTATGGAAGCACGTCAAAGCTGGCCTCCGGCTGCAGGAAAATCGCCGCGTATTTTAAATGGCGATAATAAGGAAGACTGGCCGGCGCTGAACCGCTTGGTAATGGCCTTACGCAGTGTAGAAAAATTCGAACCCCCGTCCGGGGTAGGCGATCTCCCGGTTGCACCACCGCACAGGGAAATGTTGTATATTCGTTTCGCCGATGGCAGTGAAGATATCCTGTATCCAGCAGTACGCTGTGAGACTACCCCCACAGGTGGACGACGCTGCACACCGGAACCGGATTGGATGATCCTTAATAGTCAGGTCGTTCATTCACCATTACTCTGGGATTATTACCACGGACAGATGAAAATGGACATGCCACTTGTACTTTCGCCGGCAACTTGAGGGGATAGATTGGGTTCATGTGAACTCAAGCGATAGAAGTAATATGATAGAAGTAATATAGAGAAAGCAAATCCGAAGGGATAGGTCTAACAATATCCCTTCTTCGTTTTTGACTAATATTGAAATTTGATCCAGCGTTATCTTTATCACAAACTTATATGAAGTTGCAAAATAGGAGAGATCGATATGTCTAAGTTGAAATTAATCGCTCTTCTGGTCATCGGCCTATTAGTTTTGGGGACGGGGTCAAAATTTATATTATCTGGAACAACAACGAACAACGGTGATGTTGCCCGGGAGCAGTCAAAAGGAAGGGCAAGTATAAAGCCCCCGGAAAGTAAAGACCAAAAAGAAAACCCTGAGGAGAAAGAAACGATTCCCTATAAAACAGTACCCCATGCTATCACTGTCGCTGGCGTGAACCATGAAGGAGAGATTATTGTAACTCTACCCCATCCCCACAACCCCGGGGATATATCATTAACCTACTATTGTTTCGATCCATATGAGCAAAAGCTTTATGAGCTGGCCAGTCCCTTAAGTTCAAAAAGGAAGATTCATTCTATATGCAAATATGGACCCTGGGTGGCCTGGATTGAAGGGACTACCGATTTTGAATCCGAAGATTGGCTCCTGGCAGCCAAACACCTCCCTACCGGCAAGATAATCGAAATCAGCAAGAACAGGGTTGAGGAAATTAAGATCGAAGGCCCCGGGCCTTCTGGTATTCGCTATGAACCCGGGGATCTATCTATATTTGGCAATAAAATTACATGGGCACAATATGAAATTATAGACGGGAATTTGACAAGCGTCATATATATCTATAACCTCGACCAAGGGCGTCTAGAAGCAATCGAGGAGTTGCCCGGCGCTCCACGAGTTATATTAAACAGTCCGGACATATATGACAATAAGCTGGTTTGGTCCCAGGCGCGTTTCGTATATGAAGAAATACGGGCGGAAAGCGATGTGTTCTTTAAAGATTTAGTCACCGGAAAAAAGTTTCGCCTAACATCCAACCATTGCAGCTTTGCACCCCGGATAAATGGCAGGAATGTTACCTGGCTGGCCAGAGACACAAGAGTGGGTAAATACGGCGAAATTGTCAAATATAATTTAGATACTGATGAATCTATCCAGATCACCAATAATAGTGCCCATCGATACAGCACTACACCAACTATTGGAAATAAATTCATAACCTGGATGTGGAATGTTCGGGAGGAGGTCCAAGCATATGATCTGGAAATGAACGACGTCAGGGTTTTCGATACCGGTGTTATCGATTTGATTTATACCGGGGGGAATGTGCTGGCCTGGAGATGGAGAGACCCCTTTGAGATGGAAAAGTGGAGAAACAGTGAAACAGATCAAGTTCCCAGGAGTGAGGTCCGGTTCGTAATTATCGAACCTTAATTTTTTGAGAGGGCACAAATCCAAAAAGCGGGGCTGTCACGAAAGCCAGTCGTGCAGCCCCTTTCCTCTGTAATATTATAATGAGCTTTAAACTTGTTAAGTAGTGTGATACATTATAGGCAAAAAGGCAGATAGCATGATAGGTCCCCGCAATGAAAGCAGTCCCCTGCAGTCACAGGGGGCTCAATTTTTCTTCCCGACGGAGGATTATGACGTCACCCTTGCGGTCGATGAGCTGTGCGGCGACAGTACTGCCGCCGGGCTCTACCAGCAGGTAGCAGCTGTTTTTTTCACGGCAGACAGTACCGCGGGCGGAAAGTTTACAAAAGGTTTCCCGGCGGCGCTGGAGGGCTCTTTCTCCGTCCAGCAGGCGCAGGGCCAGGGTATCCATATTTAAAAGGCAGGGCAGGACCTGGTTGCCGGCCAGGATCAGCCGGGTGCGAAAGAAGCCCTCGACGTAAGGCTCAAAACTTTTTACTTTGCTACCGACCACATAGCCTGTCCCGCCCTCATCACGGCAGCGGGGCCGGCGCAGGCGTAAAGGTACCAGGACCATTTCCGGCCCCAGGACAATGGGGGCCAGGTGACTGCGGCCTTCCCTGGACCAGGCGGTATACTCCTGCCGCCAGGAAACCCCCAGATGAGAGGCCAGGGCCTTCAGGACGGTCTTTGTCCGACGGCGGTCCAGGATTTTTTGGCCGTCGTCCAGCCAGACCTCGGTGTAGTTACCGCAGTCGTCGCCTGTGCCGTAGACCGGCACCAGGCAATTAAGATTTTGCCACAGACCTTTCTGTATCCAGCTGACTGCCAAATATACCACCTCCTGCCTAAGTTATATTATAAACGAACAGAAGTTCGCCCATCAAGACGGCCATTAATCACGAATCGACATAACGGCAGCAGCCGGCCTGCGGCACCGGCCGGAGCTTCAGTTTACGGCCCCGGCATTGGCTTTAGCCCGGCGCGGCCCTGTTCAAAGATTGGGCCAGGGCTTGGATGGCCGCCGTCAGGTCGTCGAGTTTTTTCTCCACCCTGACTAAGAGGTAAAAGGCGATGACCATGGGGAAGCCATAGTTGCCGATCTGGACCCAGAGGTTTTCCATGTCAGGCTCCCTCCTTTTCCTCGCTGAAGTTCCACTCCTGGACTACCTTTTCCCGGCCCTGGCCCAGGAGTTCCCCCCAGGCGGCGGCGCATTCGCCGCAGAGAATAAGGTCGCCGATGAGGGCAGTATCCTCCAGGAGCAGGATTTTACCTTCCAGGGTTTGCTGGCGGTCGCAGCAGTTGCAGCGTCCCCGCCGGGGCCGGGCGAAATAACTAAATTTGACCTGCAGCATACCAGGAGCCTCCTCTTCTTATTTCCACCATTCGATGGTGGCGGTATGTCGCCATGAGCGGCTCCTCCAAAGCCACCTTGAACGGTTCCTGCTAAATTAAGGGGATGGGGTGAGCTACGAGTACCTCAACCCGCTCACCCCATCCTGGAATAACTAACCGCAAAGCTTAAGCAGCGATGATGTCGGTGACATCCCTGGTGACGATACGGGCCCCGACGATAGCCGTCAAGTCGCCGCCGGGCGAGGTAAAGATGTTCCTGGCCAGGATAAGGTCCATGACGGCCCGGACTTCAGCTTCGGTCAGGTTGTCGCGTGGGTCCTGGACGGCCAGGGTGGTGCGGCGGCCGGCGGCATTCTGGAAGATCAATTCCAGGCGTTTGGTAAGCATAACTGTTCACCTCCTATAGATTTACTTAGGCGCCGGCACTGAGGTCGTTCTCGTTAACGCGGCTGACGGCGTTAACGGGATGTACCTGCAAGCTGCCGATGGCCTGGGCGACGTCGTAGACATCCTGGTCGCTGGCAGAGGGTTTGACGCGGCTGTAGGAGCGCACCCGGTAAACGGGCTGCCCAGTAGCGTCGGTCCCGGTCTGCACCTGCAGGCGTAAAGTGGTGGCCAGCGGGGTACTGATCACAGCCATTTGTTTCACCTCCCTTCGGACGGCTACATCATAGCATGGTTGCCTGCAAAAACGAACTAATGTTTGCATACAATTACGAGCCAGAACCTGTCGTTAACCGCTAATACCGGCTGCTAAGGAAAGCCAATAAAGCAGAAAAACGAAAGCAGGAATATCGTACCAGGCGGATTACTTTAACTTTTGGCAAAGAGATGGAGAACCAGGCCGGCAGGCCCCTGGCAGGATACCGGAGCGTTTATGTAGATAACAGGTCGCTCCGGATTATATGGAAGGTTACAGAACTGCAGGTAATCGAGGTCGCCATCATAGCCGGCATAGCCGAACGCGAAGGAATGCTGGCCTATAAACTGGTTTCCAGGCGCAGGGAAGAATTGGAGAGGTTTATCAAAGAACTGGTTAAGTAATAACAGGTCTTAATAAAATGCTAAGTAGTATCCAGTATGAACTACTTATCCAGGACGGTGTTACCGGCCTGGTAGAACTTCCAGGGAGCTCTTAACTACGCAGCCATTATACAAAATTAACCTTGTAATCCATTGACGCGCTTAACATATGCTGGTATTATTGTTCATAAAGTAAGCATAAGATATGTCGAAATAAATATAATGGAGCAGTCGACATGGATAGCCATTACGCAGTCCTGGACTGTCTGCAAAGAAACGACAAGCTCACCCAGCGCGACATCGCCCGTTACACTGGCCTTTCCGCTTTCTGCGCTG from the Moorella sp. E308F genome contains:
- a CDS encoding DUF1659 domain-containing protein, which encodes MAVISTPLATTLRLQVQTGTDATGQPVYRVRSYSRVKPSASDQDVYDVAQAIGSLQVHPVNAVSRVNENDLSAGA
- a CDS encoding YvrJ family protein, whose product is MENLWVQIGNYGFPMVIAFYLLVRVEKKLDDLTAAIQALAQSLNRAAPG
- a CDS encoding S-layer homology domain-containing protein is translated as MSQVPGFIGWACKLAITLLFSLILWTQVPLSTGQALGQNPGDQRSNETGNSAPAFTDIQGHWAETVIQEAASVGYVHGYPDGTFRPDNPVTRAEAVTFIVKALQRVQYLPDINLPPDMMAEYFPDTRDHWAGQKGSLPLAFSASLVTTEDARAGNRFEPDAPATRLEAVIWLARAVNPALEARRRIKEERQREGWSAEAQAAVLTGLENIRWPFRDTVAEKVRSYVMQGIKSGLISGFPDGRFGGNEIVTRGQMVAMLQRLQPIASLSTQHPEINEPVMPERGRIMEARQSWPPAAGKSPRILNGDNKEDWPALNRLVMALRSVEKFEPPSGVGDLPVAPPHREMLYIRFADGSEDILYPAVRCETTPTGGRRCTPEPDWMILNSQVVHSPLLWDYYHGQMKMDMPLVLSPAT
- a CDS encoding DUF2922 domain-containing protein — translated: MLTKRLELIFQNAAGRRTTLAVQDPRDNLTEAEVRAVMDLILARNIFTSPGGDLTAIVGARIVTRDVTDIIAA